A single region of the Rhodococcus sp. W8901 genome encodes:
- a CDS encoding FtsB family cell division protein, translated as MNQRGRSRSGRPSPGGRPGRRGAGSDQGPRRPRRVRSGATAAPTGRVEPAAPGEAGAAAAADVPAPSRARSKRAGPGRRTSPERPERTFFGLSTGRAVILGVVICALALTLAMPLRTYLTQRSEADRLASEQRDLEQQLDDLQRQKEQIEDPAWVATQGRERLGLVRPGETPYKVQLPGDYKPPEKDAPPPPPSTGAWHSDLWQRLTEPPPSVEPEPESPPAAPVVPAPAPEEPGVPTG; from the coding sequence ATGAATCAGCGCGGTAGGTCGCGGTCGGGTCGCCCCTCTCCGGGTGGGCGTCCCGGTCGCCGCGGTGCCGGGTCGGATCAGGGGCCACGTCGGCCCCGCCGGGTCCGCTCCGGCGCCACTGCCGCGCCCACCGGCCGCGTCGAGCCGGCGGCACCCGGTGAAGCCGGTGCCGCCGCCGCGGCCGATGTTCCCGCCCCGTCCCGGGCCCGCTCCAAGCGAGCCGGCCCGGGACGCAGGACGTCCCCGGAACGACCCGAGCGCACGTTCTTCGGGCTCTCGACGGGACGTGCCGTGATCCTCGGCGTCGTGATCTGCGCGTTGGCGCTCACCCTCGCGATGCCGCTGCGCACCTACCTGACGCAACGCTCCGAAGCGGACCGCCTCGCGTCCGAGCAGCGCGATCTCGAACAGCAACTCGACGATCTGCAGCGGCAGAAGGAGCAGATCGAGGATCCCGCGTGGGTCGCCACGCAGGGCAGGGAACGCCTCGGCCTGGTCCGGCCGGGGGAGACCCCGTACAAGGTGCAACTGCCCGGCGACTACAAGCCGCCGGAGAAGGATGCGCCGCCGCCACCGCCGTCCACCGGGGCGTGGCACAGCGACCTGTGGCAGCGGCTCACCGAACCGCCGCCGTCCGTCGAGCCCGAACCAGAGTCACCGCCGGCGGCCCCCGTGGTGCCGGCTCCCGCACCAGAAGAACCAGGAGTACCCACCGGGTGA
- a CDS encoding DUF501 domain-containing protein has protein sequence MSESSVPQEDLDAVEAQLGRAPRGVLEIAYRCPDGQPGVVKTAPRLPDGTPFPTLYYLTDPRLTAEASRQESAGVMREMTERLGTDPELAAAYRRAHESYLAERNEIDSLGTDFTGGGMPDRVKCLHVLMAHSLAKGPGVNPFGDESVALAARGKLRGTAIPADWPEYRGPGEAGDGE, from the coding sequence GTGAGCGAATCGTCCGTCCCCCAGGAAGACCTCGACGCCGTAGAGGCCCAGCTGGGTCGTGCCCCGCGGGGCGTCCTCGAGATCGCCTACCGCTGCCCGGACGGGCAGCCCGGCGTCGTGAAGACGGCCCCCCGGCTGCCCGACGGCACGCCGTTCCCCACCCTCTACTACCTCACCGACCCCCGGCTCACCGCCGAGGCCAGCCGGCAGGAGTCCGCCGGAGTGATGCGGGAGATGACGGAGCGACTCGGAACCGATCCGGAGCTGGCCGCGGCGTACCGCCGTGCCCACGAGTCCTACCTCGCCGAGCGTAATGAGATCGATTCCCTGGGAACCGATTTCACGGGTGGCGGCATGCCCGATCGGGTCAAGTGCCTGCACGTGTTGATGGCGCACTCCCTCGCGAAGGGGCCGGGTGTCAACCCGTTCGGCGACGAGTCGGTCGCCCTCGCCGCGCGAGGCAAGCTGCGGGGCACCGCGATTCCCGCGGACTGGCCCGAGTACCGCGGACCCGGCGAGGCGGGAGACGGAGAGTGA
- a CDS encoding Ppx/GppA phosphatase family protein — MTRVAAIDCGTNSIRLLVADADEHGRLTDVARLMRIVRLGQGVDATGAFAPEAIERTRVALVEYADIIRETRATAVRMVATSATRDASNREDFFAMTREVLGAVIPGAEAEVITGDEEARLSFSGAVGELDPAAGPFVVVDLGGGSTEVVLGDAAGVHAAYSTDVGCVRVTERCLHDDPPTAEQIESARSFASDRLEQAFAKVPVEQARTWVGVAGTMTTLSAVAQDLPEYDAERVHLSRLGIDQLHEVAHRLVTMTHDQRAALGPMHPGRVDVIGGGAIVTAVLADELSRRAGIDELVVSEHDILDGIAMSVSLGGS; from the coding sequence GTGACCAGGGTCGCCGCGATCGACTGCGGCACCAACTCGATCCGACTGCTCGTCGCGGACGCCGACGAGCACGGCCGGCTCACCGACGTCGCCCGGCTGATGCGGATCGTGCGTCTCGGCCAGGGCGTCGACGCCACCGGGGCGTTCGCGCCCGAGGCGATCGAGCGGACCCGCGTCGCGCTCGTCGAGTACGCCGACATCATCCGCGAGACCAGGGCGACGGCCGTGCGGATGGTCGCCACGTCGGCTACCCGCGACGCCTCGAACCGCGAGGACTTCTTCGCGATGACCCGTGAGGTGCTCGGTGCCGTGATCCCCGGCGCCGAGGCCGAGGTCATCACCGGCGACGAGGAGGCGCGGCTGTCCTTCTCGGGTGCCGTCGGTGAACTCGATCCGGCCGCGGGGCCGTTCGTCGTGGTCGATCTGGGCGGCGGGTCCACCGAAGTCGTGCTCGGCGACGCCGCCGGCGTCCACGCCGCGTATTCCACCGACGTCGGCTGTGTGCGAGTGACGGAACGCTGCCTGCACGACGATCCGCCCACCGCGGAGCAGATCGAGTCCGCGCGCTCGTTCGCGTCGGACCGGCTCGAGCAGGCGTTCGCGAAGGTGCCGGTCGAGCAGGCCCGCACGTGGGTCGGTGTCGCCGGCACCATGACGACGCTGTCCGCCGTCGCGCAGGATCTGCCGGAGTACGACGCCGAGCGGGTGCACCTGTCGCGGCTCGGCATCGACCAACTGCACGAGGTCGCGCACCGCCTCGTGACCATGACGCACGACCAGCGGGCCGCCCTCGGCCCGATGCATCCCGGTCGGGTCGATGTGATCGGTGGCGGGGCGATTGTCACCGCCGTTCTGGCCGACGAGCTTTCCAGGCGTGCCGGAATCGATGAGCTCGTCGTCAGCGAACACGACATCCTGGACGGGATTGCAATGTCAGTCTCGCTGGGCGGGTCGTGA
- a CDS encoding lytic transglycosylase domain-containing protein — MRDAATRTGVPRTPATGLPPAPPPKRRRPFRTFLIVTSSLLVGTAVVTLAVGLDELDQRKPRIEIPEGIPPGPGAPLPPIDVDAPGRTANVLGDWAAPLADALAISPTALEAYGYAAAVMAATRPECGIGWTTLAGIAAVESKHGTHGGSRVDDGGKVTPPIRGIPLDGSPGVAEIPDTDGGAMDGDATHDRAMGPLQFIPETWSRWGVDANGDGAADPDNIDDAALTAARYLCARGGDLTTADGWTAALMAYNLSGEYLLDVRDRAAAYSVGVRR, encoded by the coding sequence ATGAGAGATGCCGCGACGCGCACCGGGGTGCCGCGAACGCCAGCGACGGGACTGCCGCCGGCCCCACCGCCGAAACGGCGGCGTCCGTTCCGCACGTTCCTGATCGTGACGTCCTCGCTCCTCGTCGGGACCGCGGTCGTGACGCTCGCGGTGGGACTCGACGAGCTGGACCAGAGGAAGCCGCGGATCGAGATCCCCGAGGGAATTCCCCCGGGGCCCGGTGCGCCGCTCCCGCCGATCGACGTCGACGCGCCCGGACGAACCGCGAACGTGCTGGGGGACTGGGCGGCGCCACTGGCGGACGCCCTGGCGATTTCCCCGACCGCACTCGAGGCGTACGGCTACGCCGCCGCGGTCATGGCCGCGACACGCCCCGAATGCGGCATCGGGTGGACCACCCTCGCGGGCATCGCCGCTGTCGAGAGCAAGCACGGCACGCACGGCGGCTCCCGCGTCGACGACGGCGGGAAGGTGACTCCACCCATCCGCGGCATCCCGCTCGACGGGTCGCCCGGAGTCGCGGAGATCCCCGACACCGACGGGGGAGCGATGGACGGCGACGCCACCCACGATCGCGCCATGGGGCCGCTGCAGTTCATCCCCGAGACGTGGAGCCGCTGGGGCGTCGACGCCAACGGGGACGGGGCGGCCGATCCGGACAACATCGACGACGCCGCGCTCACCGCGGCGCGCTACCTGTGCGCGCGTGGCGGCGACCTCACCACCGCAGACGGTTGGACCGCGGCGCTCATGGCCTACAACCTGTCCGGCGAGTACCTGCTGGATGTCCGGGATCGTGCCGCGGCCTACTCGGTGGGGGTGCGCCGGTGA
- the eno gene encoding phosphopyruvate hydratase: protein MAIIEQVGAREILDSRGNPTVEVEVLLEDGSFARAAVPSGASTGEHEAVELRDGGDRYLGKGVEKAVEAVLGEIAPAIIGLDATEQRTVDQALLDADGTPDKSRLGANALLGASLAVARAGAESSGLELFRYVGGPNAHVLPVPMMNILNGGAHADTGVDVQEFMVAPIGAPTFKESLRWGAEVYHSLKSVLKAKGLSTGLGDEGGFAPDVAGTKEALDLIIEAIAKTGLKLGTDVALALDVAATEFYTEGTGYKFEGKIRTAEEMGAFYAELLGQYPLVSIEDPLSEDDWEGWVALTEQIGNKIQLVGDDLFVTNPERLEEGIAKGAANALLVKVNQIGTLTETLDAVDLAHRSGYKTMMSHRSGETEDTTIADLAVAVGSGQIKTGAPARSERVAKYNQLLRIEESLGDAARYAGEVAFPRFVFEGSAS, encoded by the coding sequence GTGGCCATCATTGAGCAGGTAGGAGCTCGCGAGATCCTCGATTCCCGTGGCAACCCCACGGTGGAGGTCGAGGTGCTGCTCGAGGACGGCAGCTTCGCCCGCGCCGCCGTTCCCTCCGGTGCCTCCACCGGTGAGCACGAGGCCGTCGAGCTGCGTGACGGTGGCGACCGCTACCTGGGCAAGGGTGTCGAGAAGGCCGTCGAGGCCGTCCTCGGTGAGATCGCGCCGGCCATCATCGGCCTGGACGCCACCGAGCAGCGCACCGTCGATCAGGCGCTGCTCGACGCCGACGGCACCCCGGACAAGTCCCGGCTCGGCGCGAACGCCCTGCTCGGTGCGTCGCTGGCCGTGGCCCGCGCCGGTGCCGAGTCGTCCGGTCTGGAGCTGTTCCGTTACGTCGGTGGCCCCAACGCCCACGTGCTGCCCGTCCCGATGATGAACATCCTCAACGGTGGCGCGCACGCCGACACCGGTGTCGACGTCCAGGAGTTCATGGTCGCCCCCATCGGCGCACCGACCTTCAAGGAGTCCCTGCGCTGGGGCGCCGAGGTGTACCACTCGCTCAAGTCGGTGCTCAAGGCCAAGGGCCTGTCCACCGGTCTCGGTGACGAGGGCGGCTTCGCCCCGGATGTCGCCGGCACCAAGGAAGCGCTGGACCTGATCATCGAGGCCATCGCCAAGACGGGCCTCAAGCTCGGCACCGATGTCGCGCTGGCGCTCGACGTCGCGGCCACCGAGTTCTACACCGAGGGCACCGGCTACAAGTTCGAGGGCAAGATCCGCACCGCCGAGGAGATGGGCGCGTTCTACGCGGAGCTGCTGGGCCAGTACCCGCTCGTCTCGATCGAGGATCCGCTCAGCGAGGACGACTGGGAGGGCTGGGTCGCGCTCACCGAGCAGATCGGCAACAAGATCCAGCTCGTCGGCGACGACCTGTTCGTCACCAACCCGGAGCGCCTCGAAGAGGGCATCGCCAAGGGTGCGGCCAACGCACTGCTGGTGAAGGTCAACCAGATCGGCACCCTGACCGAGACCCTGGACGCCGTCGACCTGGCCCACCGCAGCGGCTACAAGACGATGATGAGCCACCGTTCGGGTGAGACCGAGGACACCACGATCGCCGACCTGGCCGTCGCGGTCGGCAGCGGCCAGATCAAGACCGGCGCCCCCGCTCGCAGCGAGCGCGTCGCGAAGTACAACCAGCTGCTGCGCATCGAGGAGAGCCTCGGCGACGCCGCCCGCTACGCCGGTGAGGTGGCGTTCCCGCGCTTCGTCTTCGAGGGTTCCGCCAGCTGA
- the efeU gene encoding iron uptake transporter permease EfeU, producing the protein MSVLAAGADAPSIATQLFGSGLIGVREGLETGIVVMILVAFLVKSERRDALKWVWAGVGAAVAMVVGIFVAIHFGTSTVTGTAAELISGLASLVAVGIVTAMVLWMRTAAASISGHLKAGMDRALTVGPVAVAAMAFFAVGREGVETALLLVGYAENTAGSAWPLIGLLLGIAVAAVLTVLMYVGAVHIDFARFFRYTGAFLVVVAAGILAYGVRALQIAGWLPGGSTVAFDISSVFDSSSWYGTVLSGIFNFRPDPTVFQLVAWVAYLVIVLPLFLRPVAARPKSVAAEQDSSITVS; encoded by the coding sequence GTGTCAGTCCTCGCCGCCGGCGCCGATGCACCGTCCATCGCGACACAGCTGTTCGGCAGCGGTCTGATCGGCGTCCGAGAGGGACTCGAGACCGGGATCGTGGTGATGATCCTGGTCGCGTTCCTGGTCAAGTCCGAGCGCCGTGACGCACTCAAGTGGGTGTGGGCCGGCGTCGGTGCGGCCGTCGCGATGGTGGTCGGCATCTTCGTCGCGATCCACTTCGGCACCTCCACCGTCACCGGCACCGCCGCCGAACTGATCAGTGGCCTCGCGTCGCTCGTCGCGGTCGGCATCGTGACCGCGATGGTGCTGTGGATGCGCACCGCAGCCGCATCGATCTCCGGGCACCTGAAGGCCGGCATGGACCGGGCCCTCACCGTCGGCCCGGTGGCCGTCGCCGCGATGGCGTTCTTCGCCGTCGGCCGCGAAGGCGTCGAGACCGCCCTGCTGCTCGTCGGCTACGCCGAGAACACCGCCGGCAGTGCGTGGCCGCTGATCGGCCTGCTGCTCGGAATCGCCGTCGCGGCCGTGCTCACCGTGCTGATGTACGTCGGCGCCGTGCACATCGACTTCGCCCGGTTCTTCCGCTACACCGGCGCGTTCCTCGTGGTCGTCGCGGCGGGCATCCTCGCCTACGGCGTCCGCGCATTGCAGATCGCCGGTTGGCTTCCCGGCGGCTCCACCGTCGCGTTCGACATCTCGTCGGTGTTCGACAGCTCCAGCTGGTACGGCACCGTCCTCTCGGGCATCTTCAACTTCCGGCCGGACCCGACAGTGTTCCAGCTCGTCGCGTGGGTGGCGTACCTCGTGATCGTGCTGCCGCTGTTCCTGCGCCCGGTGGCCGCACGACCGAAGTCGGTTGCCGCCGAACAAGACTCCTCGATCACCGTTTCCTGA
- the efeO gene encoding iron uptake system protein EfeO, which produces MRRSTSALALLAIAPLALAACTSKSAAGDEAITVTATDTSCEISGNTAETGNTTFSITNNGAKVTEFYVFGDGDRVMGEVENVGPGLTRQLIVNLAEAGTYHTACKPGMVGDGIRTEFTVTGDSVAATDQDGRLEEAAAGYKRYVDSQLTALQETAGSFVAAIKAGDVAGAKAQYPLTRTYYERIEPIAESFPDDLDPRIDLREVDVEPGWNWTGFHRLEKDLWVQGLQPDTNAMADQLLTDIQELADGVAAPDFQIDPIQVAGGAQTLLDEIARTKITGEEDIFSHTDLYDFQANADGSQAAIASLRPILDARNPELAGRIDQRFAELDQALAQYRRGDGFVSYDTVTEPQRQALSQKIDALSAEVSQVQGVIAGQ; this is translated from the coding sequence GTGCGTCGTTCCACCTCCGCGCTCGCCCTGCTCGCGATCGCTCCCCTCGCCCTCGCGGCGTGCACATCCAAGTCGGCTGCGGGCGACGAGGCGATCACGGTGACCGCCACCGATACCTCGTGCGAGATCTCGGGCAACACCGCCGAGACCGGGAACACCACGTTCTCGATCACCAACAACGGCGCCAAGGTCACCGAGTTCTACGTCTTCGGTGACGGGGACCGGGTGATGGGCGAGGTCGAGAACGTCGGCCCCGGCCTCACGCGTCAGCTCATCGTCAACCTCGCCGAGGCCGGGACCTACCACACCGCGTGCAAGCCGGGCATGGTCGGCGACGGCATCCGGACCGAGTTCACCGTCACCGGCGACTCGGTGGCCGCAACCGACCAGGACGGCCGCCTCGAGGAGGCCGCCGCCGGATACAAGCGCTACGTCGACAGCCAGCTCACCGCGCTGCAGGAGACCGCGGGCTCGTTCGTCGCCGCGATCAAGGCCGGCGACGTCGCCGGCGCGAAGGCCCAGTACCCGCTCACCCGCACCTACTACGAGCGCATCGAACCGATCGCCGAGAGCTTCCCCGACGATCTCGATCCGCGCATCGACCTGCGCGAGGTGGACGTCGAACCGGGCTGGAACTGGACCGGCTTCCACCGACTCGAGAAGGACCTGTGGGTGCAGGGCCTGCAGCCCGACACCAACGCGATGGCCGACCAGCTCCTCACCGACATCCAGGAACTCGCGGACGGTGTGGCCGCACCCGACTTCCAGATCGACCCGATCCAGGTCGCGGGCGGCGCGCAGACCCTGCTCGACGAGATCGCGCGCACCAAGATCACCGGCGAGGAGGACATCTTCTCGCACACCGACCTGTACGACTTCCAGGCCAACGCGGACGGTTCGCAGGCCGCGATCGCATCGCTGCGCCCCATCCTCGACGCGCGCAACCCCGAGCTGGCCGGACGCATCGACCAGCGGTTCGCGGAGCTCGACCAGGCACTCGCGCAGTACCGCCGGGGCGACGGCTTCGTCTCGTACGACACGGTGACCGAACCGCAGCGACAGGCCCTGTCGCAGAAGATCGATGCGTTGTCCGCAGAAGTGAGCCAGGTGCAGGGTGTCATCGCAGGACAGTAA